TCCCAAACACCGCACTGTCTGTAAGCTTTACTTCCCTACTGATCTCGGCGACGTATTTGGGATTTTCACCCCTATAGAGAAGCTTGGTACTCTCTATTTATAGTCAGGAAAATGAGGATTACAACGTTAAAAATATCAAAAGACAAAAAAGTCTGATTTCTCAGTATTTTTAGTGAGGAATTAGGCTTTCGATATTCCGCAATCACGCCCGTTTGTTGAATTATTTCTAAAGCTTATATAAGACATGCCCTGTTCCACTCGCATTCAAACTCCAAAAGCGACTGCTGACGCTTGCCTCTGTTATCGTTGACCGCTTTTAACGCCACTTTGTATAATTCGTCGCCCAATCGCCATTTTTCGATTGACCTGTCTTTTTCCCTGCCAAACAGAGCAAACGCGGTAGCTCCCATTAAATACACATTAGTTATTTCATCTATGGCTACACCGAGTGTAAATTCCTCCGGCGACATAAAGCGTGATGAACCCCACATTCTGCCCATCGTATTTATATAGGGCATTTTAGAATAGAGATCAATATCACAAATAATGGTCTTTTTTGTGTCAAAGTCATACATAATACTGCCGTCATAAAAGTCAATGGCAATATACCCTTGCTTTATAATATGAATGTGAAAGTTCAGTATGTCGTTAAATACTTCAAGCCTTGTGCTGTCCGGCATCTGCAAGAACTTTTCTCTGGACAGCGGATACATTCTGCCCATACACACGCCGTCTGTCCATTCAAAAATGACGGCAAACCCTCTGCCTATTTCCTCCGCTTTGATAAATCTTATCAAATTGGGGTGCGCTAAATCCTGATAAATCGGAACGGTGGATTTCAGACTTGCTATTGCATCTTCGGGTTTGCCGGAATATTGCTCTGTCGGTGCGCCGGCAAATTTTATAAAGTATCTCTTATCACCGTTCTCTACGCCGAAGCAGATATTGCCCGAATCTTGATCGTCATAAATTTTAAAAATCTCACCATATTGCTCAATGAAAGAGATATCAAATGGAGATTTTAATTTGTATGGAATATTATTTATGTACTGTATATAAAAATCTGCTAAATACCAAGTCGGTACAGGATTATTCATGCCGTCAAACCAAGTTAGAACATCTTTTGCCTGATTTTTCATAACGGTAACTTCATCTTCACCGAAAGGGATTGCCCAATATATTGACGACAGCGTATTGCTGCTTATATAAAAAGCCAAAAGCGTGAAGAACTGCACAGGCGGTCTTCCGTTAAAATAACCGTTAAGCTGCCCTGTGGCAAAATGCGGACTGACAGCAGCACTCCACACAATGCGGTTAAACTCTTCCCATGGGTCGCCGTAGTCAATACGGTTGAAATCGATTATGCTCAGTTCTCCTTCCGGCGAAATAATCATATTTCCCACATGATAATCGCCGTGCTGAAAGCATTGCGGCCTGCCGTCAAGGAGGTGTCTGTTCGCCTCAACATAGGCGATGATTTTATCGTCACCATCTATTTTTATGCCACAGCCATTGTATTTTTTGGTTTTGTTGTCTGTTTTGCGGTTAAAAAGTGTTCCCCATTCTTCTTGCTCTTTTGGTGCAGGAATACTATGGATTTTCCTCAGTATTCGCCCCGATTTTATACCGAGTACATATTGCTCGGTTTCAGTCATTTTTGGTAATACAATCTCCGCATCTTCACCGTCACACCATATTAAAAGCATGTAGACACTTTTGCAGTTGTCGCACATACCAAAATCAACAGGCTGCGACATGGGTACACCGTATTCGGCTAACCGTTTCATCATTTCAAATTCGCTTTTCTTCTTGGCATACTCTGAAATATCGGCTATGCGGAGCAGCATTTTTTCGTTCGTCACGGTTTCAATATAGTATTTTTTGTCGCTCGACCAGCCTTTGTTTATCGGTTTGATTTTTTCAAATGTAGCATAGTTTTTTATATCGAACATGATTTTATCTCCTTTTCTTTATTCCACATAAATAATCCATCATTATTGCGCACACCGGCATTTATAACGGCATCATACACATCCAAACTGCTGATGATTTACCAAAACCGTATTCATCTCTGCTCTATAGTTCGTTATTAATGTTTAATATTGTATTGCGTATACTTGCTTCCGGGTTGCTGAAGATCAGAAATAGATCATATTAGCTGGTTTTGTTAGATCGAAGGCTATAGAAGCTTGCTCGCACTTATTAGGTC
The window above is part of the Metabacillus dongyingensis genome. Proteins encoded here:
- a CDS encoding aminoglycoside phosphotransferase family protein gives rise to the protein MFDIKNYATFEKIKPINKGWSSDKKYYIETVTNEKMLLRIADISEYAKKKSEFEMMKRLAEYGVPMSQPVDFGMCDNCKSVYMLLIWCDGEDAEIVLPKMTETEQYVLGIKSGRILRKIHSIPAPKEQEEWGTLFNRKTDNKTKKYNGCGIKIDGDDKIIAYVEANRHLLDGRPQCFQHGDYHVGNMIISPEGELSIIDFNRIDYGDPWEEFNRIVWSAAVSPHFATGQLNGYFNGRPPVQFFTLLAFYISSNTLSSIYWAIPFGEDEVTVMKNQAKDVLTWFDGMNNPVPTWYLADFYIQYINNIPYKLKSPFDISFIEQYGEIFKIYDDQDSGNICFGVENGDKRYFIKFAGAPTEQYSGKPEDAIASLKSTVPIYQDLAHPNLIRFIKAEEIGRGFAVIFEWTDGVCMGRMYPLSREKFLQMPDSTRLEVFNDILNFHIHIIKQGYIAIDFYDGSIMYDFDTKKTIICDIDLYSKMPYINTMGRMWGSSRFMSPEEFTLGVAIDEITNVYLMGATAFALFGREKDRSIEKWRLGDELYKVALKAVNDNRGKRQQSLLEFECEWNRACLI